In a genomic window of Aphanothece sacrum FPU1:
- a CDS encoding SDR family oxidoreductase produces MKLLIVGATGTLGRQIARHALDKGYNVRCLVRNARKASFLKEWGAELVIGNLCKPETLLPALEGMEAIIDAASARATDAIKQVDWEGKVNLIQAAQKTGVNRYIFFSILNAEKHTDVPLMEIKHCTELFLAESGLNYTILRPSGFMQGLISQYAVPILDNQAVWITGASSAIAYMDTQDMAKFAIRALEVPETKNQTYPVVGTKAWTAEEIIQLCEKLSDKTAKISRIPLGLLRFLRGFTHFFQWTYNISERLAFAEVLASGKALTAPMEQVYEIFGLDSKETTTLESYLKEYFSRILKKLKELDYEKSKSKKKKKTPFKSSV; encoded by the coding sequence ATGAAATTATTGATCGTTGGCGCAACAGGCACACTAGGGCGACAAATAGCGCGCCATGCCCTTGATAAAGGCTATAATGTCCGTTGTTTAGTCAGAAATGCCAGGAAAGCATCTTTTTTAAAAGAATGGGGTGCAGAATTAGTCATAGGGAATCTTTGTAAACCAGAAACCTTACTTCCGGCCTTAGAAGGGATGGAAGCCATTATTGATGCGGCTTCTGCTAGAGCAACTGACGCGATAAAACAAGTAGACTGGGAAGGAAAAGTTAACTTAATTCAAGCAGCCCAAAAAACCGGAGTCAACCGTTATATATTTTTCTCCATCCTCAACGCCGAAAAACACACCGATGTGCCTTTAATGGAGATTAAACACTGTACAGAACTATTTTTAGCTGAATCAGGGTTAAATTATACAATTTTGCGTCCCTCTGGTTTTATGCAGGGGTTAATTAGTCAATACGCCGTTCCTATTCTAGATAATCAGGCAGTGTGGATAACGGGTGCAAGTAGTGCCATTGCCTACATGGATACTCAGGATATGGCTAAATTCGCTATTCGCGCCTTAGAAGTCCCCGAAACCAAAAATCAGACTTATCCAGTGGTGGGAACAAAAGCCTGGACAGCCGAAGAAATTATCCAATTATGTGAGAAATTATCCGATAAAACTGCTAAAATATCTCGTATTCCCTTGGGACTGCTCAGGTTTTTGCGTGGCTTTACTCACTTTTTCCAATGGACTTATAATATATCTGAGCGTTTGGCTTTTGCCGAAGTTTTAGCCAGTGGTAAAGCCCTAACCGCCCCTATGGAACAAGTATATGAAATATTTGGCCTTGATTCCAAGGAGACAACTACTTTAGAATCCTATCTAAAGGAATATTTTAGTCGTATTCTCAAAAAGCTAAAAGAACTCGATTACGAAAAGAGTAAATCTAAGAAGAAGAAAAAGACTCCCTTTAAATCTTCTGTTTGA
- a CDS encoding type II toxin-antitoxin system RelE/ParE family toxin has translation MRIVWSNKFKRSFRKITKKKTQLKEKIIIALRLLANSPFTPSLKSHKLTGNLDKYWSCSVNYDYRIIFTFGEDMESNETLIILVDIGSHDEVY, from the coding sequence ATGAGGATTGTTTGGAGTAATAAATTTAAGCGATCCTTTAGAAAAATTACCAAGAAAAAAACACAATTAAAAGAAAAAATCATTATCGCCTTAAGACTATTAGCAAATAGTCCATTTACACCCTCTTTGAAGTCTCATAAGTTAACCGGTAATTTGGACAAATACTGGTCATGTTCTGTTAATTATGATTACCGTATTATCTTTACCTTTGGTGAAGATATGGAGTCAAACGAAACCTTAATTATCCTTGTTGATATTGGTTCCCATGATGAGGTTTATTAA
- the cbiQ gene encoding cobalt ECF transporter T component CbiQ — MKNSSSYPQTPWHILASQTRLLCTLISVFAIALTPNGKWLSWIIYGIGLLILILISRVSFRQLLSKVMIEFAFVGVVLLGTLFRREGEVILSWGIIQITTTGVMILGSVTIKVILSLFALNILIITTSIPQIFQGLLILKIPPLLVAIMASMYRYIGVLIEEVTTMKRAAMSRNLMINRGTIRYVMGNGIGSLFIRTYDRGERIHQAMLARGYQGIPPVQEFPGYKAKDKMALILTSIIIILGQIS; from the coding sequence GTGAAAAATTCATCCTCATACCCTCAAACTCCTTGGCATATTTTAGCCTCTCAAACCCGTTTATTATGTACTTTAATTAGTGTTTTTGCCATTGCTTTAACCCCTAATGGAAAATGGTTAAGTTGGATAATTTATGGTATTGGTCTATTAATTTTAATCTTAATTAGTCGTGTCTCTTTCAGACAATTATTATCTAAAGTCATGATCGAATTTGCCTTTGTGGGAGTAGTGTTATTAGGAACCTTATTTCGTCGTGAGGGTGAAGTTATTTTGTCATGGGGAATCATCCAAATTACTACTACTGGTGTTATGATTTTAGGAAGTGTTACCATTAAAGTTATTTTATCATTATTCGCCCTTAATATACTCATCATAACTACTTCTATTCCCCAGATTTTTCAAGGATTATTAATCTTAAAAATACCTCCTTTATTAGTAGCAATTATGGCTTCAATGTATCGTTATATTGGGGTTTTAATTGAAGAAGTAACGACTATGAAAAGGGCTGCAATGTCTCGTAATTTAATGATTAATAGAGGTACAATTCGTTATGTCATGGGTAATGGTATTGGCTCTTTATTTATCCGTACTTATGACCGAGGAGAAAGAATTCATCAAGCTATGTTAGCAAGAGGTTATCAAGGAATACCACCCGTCCAAGAATTTCCTGGTTATAAAGCTAAAGATAAAATGGCGTTGATATTGACAAGTATTATTATTATTTTAGGACAAATTAGTTAG
- the rbsK gene encoding ribokinase, whose amino-acid sequence MSIIVVGSINMDLVAQTAYLPKAGETIIGQIFFTVPGGKGANQAVAAAKLGANTYLVGCVGKDQFGVELLGNLKELGVNIDGVNIEDNISSGIAIITVDNRGENTIIVIPGANNNINESDVKKLDYLLVNSKILLLQLEIPLLTVQNAAKVAKQAGITVILDPAPAPDNLPDDLYPLIDIITPNETEAQKLVGFAINTQETTQKAAQFFLERGVKSVIIKLGERGAFYATIEESFMIPPYPVNAIDTVAAGDAFNGAIAAALEQGLSLKNALKWGVIAGALTTTKIGSQSALPDLVTLEQHLKLIDNG is encoded by the coding sequence ATGAGTATAATTGTTGTTGGTAGTATTAATATGGATTTAGTGGCTCAAACGGCTTATTTACCCAAAGCAGGAGAAACCATTATCGGACAAATTTTTTTTACTGTACCAGGAGGAAAAGGGGCAAATCAAGCGGTTGCTGCCGCTAAATTAGGGGCAAATACTTATTTAGTAGGGTGCGTCGGTAAAGATCAATTTGGAGTGGAATTATTAGGTAATTTAAAAGAATTAGGAGTTAATATTGATGGAGTTAATATTGAAGATAATATAAGTTCAGGTATTGCTATTATTACGGTTGATAATAGAGGAGAAAACACCATTATTGTTATTCCGGGAGCAAATAATAATATCAATGAATCTGATGTAAAAAAACTTGACTATTTATTAGTGAATTCCAAGATCTTATTATTACAATTAGAAATTCCTTTATTAACTGTACAAAATGCAGCAAAAGTCGCTAAACAAGCAGGAATAACTGTTATACTTGATCCTGCGCCTGCTCCTGATAATTTACCTGATGATTTATACCCATTAATTGATATTATTACCCCTAATGAAACTGAAGCTCAAAAATTAGTGGGTTTTGCCATTAATACTCAAGAAACCACTCAAAAAGCGGCACAGTTTTTTTTAGAGCGCGGGGTAAAAAGTGTTATTATTAAATTGGGAGAAAGAGGGGCTTTTTATGCTACAATTGAAGAAAGTTTTATGATTCCTCCCTATCCAGTTAATGCCATTGATACGGTAGCCGCAGGAGACGCATTTAATGGAGCGATCGCTGCTGCCTTAGAGCAAGGTTTATCTCTAAAAAATGCCTTAAAATGGGGAGTAATTGCGGGAGCATTAACCACGACAAAAATAGGCTCTCAGTCTGCGTTACCCGATTTAGTAACCTTAGAACAACATCTTAAGTTAATTGATAATGGATAA
- the hisD gene encoding histidinol dehydrogenase: MLRIITQSVEIETELQRIRDRSYGEEIRGKEIIVREILDNVKLQGDLALLDEFQQPIPLKQLRVSGSELDVAYQQISKDLLDAIQNVSKQLEIFHRQRLPKSWVKFEADDVVVGKRYYPHKRAGLYVAGDQCSRLSRVLMQAIPAKVAQVPQVVLVTPCDLTGKIHPDILVAAQVAGIQEIYRLGGVYAIAALTYGTSTIPKVDVITGTGGLDVTLAKKMVYGTVVIDTPVETSDLVIIADRKANPSQIAADILAQVEQDPTTAVIILTPDPFLAEKIQQRVEEQLQYHSQGILTEKAIAHYSLIVLVDSLGQAVAITNQFAPQYLMLALANPWDFVEQIRYAGTIFIGSNTPKAVGDYLGSSGVILPPSGMVRYASAIGVETFLKPSSLIEYSPQALQKLSATLELLSLAEGFSASAEAIRLRLEDNEKL; the protein is encoded by the coding sequence ATGCTGCGAATCATTACTCAATCTGTTGAGATAGAAACGGAATTACAACGAATCAGAGATCGCAGTTATGGCGAGGAGATTCGTGGTAAAGAGATTATTGTGCGAGAAATTCTTGATAATGTTAAACTTCAAGGAGATTTAGCACTTCTTGATGAATTTCAACAACCTATACCCCTTAAACAACTTCGAGTTAGTGGTTCAGAGTTAGATGTCGCTTATCAACAAATTTCTAAGGATTTACTCGATGCTATTCAAAATGTCAGTAAACAACTAGAAATCTTTCATCGTCAACGTTTGCCTAAATCTTGGGTGAAATTTGAGGCCGATGATGTGGTCGTTGGTAAACGTTATTATCCCCACAAACGGGCCGGACTTTATGTAGCAGGAGATCAATGTTCCCGTCTCAGTCGCGTCTTAATGCAGGCTATTCCTGCTAAAGTGGCTCAAGTTCCTCAAGTTGTTTTAGTCACTCCTTGTGATCTTACAGGTAAAATTCATCCCGATATTTTGGTTGCTGCCCAAGTTGCCGGTATTCAAGAAATTTACCGCTTAGGTGGGGTATATGCGATCGCGGCTTTGACCTATGGAACTTCAACTATTCCTAAAGTGGACGTTATTACCGGAACTGGAGGATTAGATGTCACTTTGGCGAAAAAAATGGTCTATGGTACGGTAGTTATTGATACTCCTGTTGAAACTTCAGATTTAGTCATTATTGCTGATCGTAAGGCAAATCCTTCTCAAATTGCGGCAGATATCTTGGCCCAAGTTGAACAAGACCCCACAACTGCGGTTATTATACTAACTCCTGATCCGTTTTTGGCCGAAAAAATACAACAACGGGTTGAAGAACAGTTACAATACCATTCTCAAGGTATTCTTACCGAAAAGGCTATCGCTCATTATAGCTTAATTGTGCTGGTTGATTCTTTGGGCCAAGCAGTGGCGATCACTAATCAATTTGCGCCTCAATATTTAATGCTTGCTTTAGCTAATCCTTGGGATTTTGTAGAACAAATTCGTTATGCTGGAACGATTTTTATTGGTTCTAATACTCCTAAAGCGGTAGGGGATTATTTAGGTAGTTCTGGGGTCATTCTACCTCCTTCTGGGATGGTTCGTTATGCGTCTGCTATCGGGGTAGAAACGTTTCTGAAACCGTCAAGTTTAATTGAATATTCTCCCCAAGCTTTACAAAAATTGTCAGCAACTTTAGAGTTATTATCTTTAGCTGAGGGTTTTTCAGCTAGTGCAGAAGCAATTCGTCTTCGTTTAGAAGATAATGAGAAATTATAA
- a CDS encoding mechanosensitive ion channel family protein: MMNDKLKRFLLVFLTTLTLIIFSSLFWFSGSIFAQSKNLGSPVIFDNEILFYIQQGSGTFAPEERAAIISRRLEKIVNDDSIEINNESFDLDDTGERILILFNNKTIATVTPEDAKAADLPNKELAEQHLKAIERELKQYRRERQPFYWVIGIVATIITTIILLFTLRFFNFIFPYFERLIDQYHETFIPSIRIQNLELLSSRRLAIVGKLIVKVIRVIVTLLIIYLFLPTVLSFFPQTRKIGQLLWDYLIKALNIVGNSLISYLPNIFILAIIITLTHYTLRFFKIVFTEIERGNLTFTGFYPEWAQPTYRLLTWLTIALAAVFAFPYLPGFNSPAFQGVSAFIALLFTLGSTGVISNTVSGFVLIYTRAFQISDRVKIGDAVGDVLEKTLLVTRIRTIKNVIITIPNSVIISSNVVNFSALAEDLENPLIINTTITLGYDVPWRKVHQTLIAAADATDYILAQPRPFVFQTALNDFHVSYEINAYTHEATKMGQIYSSLHQNIQDKCNEADIEILSPAYAALRDGNHNTMPENYLPKDYTSPGFRVDVLDDLLNKNNVKNEPNK; encoded by the coding sequence ATGATGAACGATAAACTGAAAAGATTTTTATTAGTATTTTTAACCACATTAACCTTAATTATATTTAGTAGTTTATTTTGGTTTAGTGGTTCTATTTTTGCTCAATCAAAAAATCTAGGATCTCCAGTTATATTTGATAACGAAATCCTCTTTTATATACAGCAAGGGAGTGGAACTTTTGCCCCTGAAGAACGAGCAGCAATTATTAGTAGAAGATTAGAAAAAATTGTTAATGATGATTCAATTGAAATTAATAATGAATCATTTGATTTAGATGATACAGGAGAGAGAATTTTGATTCTCTTTAATAACAAAACCATAGCAACTGTCACCCCAGAAGATGCAAAAGCGGCTGATCTTCCTAATAAAGAATTAGCAGAACAACATCTCAAAGCTATTGAAAGAGAATTAAAACAATATCGTAGAGAACGTCAACCTTTTTATTGGGTTATTGGTATTGTTGCTACCATTATTACCACTATTATTTTACTCTTTACTTTAAGATTTTTTAATTTTATATTTCCTTATTTTGAGCGATTAATTGATCAATATCATGAAACATTTATTCCCTCTATTAGAATTCAAAACTTAGAACTATTATCATCTCGTAGATTAGCAATAGTTGGTAAACTGATCGTTAAAGTAATAAGAGTTATTGTAACTTTATTGATTATTTATTTATTTTTGCCTACGGTTCTTAGTTTCTTTCCTCAAACTCGAAAAATTGGCCAATTACTTTGGGATTATTTAATTAAAGCACTTAATATTGTTGGTAATTCCTTAATCTCTTATTTACCCAATATTTTTATATTAGCAATTATTATTACTTTAACCCATTATACCCTACGATTTTTTAAGATTGTTTTTACAGAAATTGAACGAGGTAATCTTACCTTTACAGGATTTTATCCTGAATGGGCTCAACCTACTTATAGACTATTAACTTGGTTAACTATTGCCTTAGCTGCTGTTTTTGCTTTTCCTTATTTACCAGGATTTAATTCTCCTGCTTTTCAAGGTGTATCAGCTTTTATTGCCCTATTATTTACATTAGGATCAACAGGAGTTATCTCCAATACTGTATCAGGTTTTGTGTTAATATATACTCGTGCTTTTCAAATATCTGATCGAGTAAAAATTGGTGATGCTGTAGGAGATGTTCTGGAAAAAACCTTACTTGTTACCCGTATTCGTACAATAAAAAATGTTATCATTACTATTCCTAATTCTGTTATTATTAGCAGTAATGTAGTTAATTTTAGTGCCTTAGCTGAAGATCTAGAAAATCCCTTAATTATTAATACTACAATTACTCTGGGATATGATGTACCTTGGCGCAAAGTTCACCAAACATTAATTGCGGCAGCCGACGCAACTGATTATATTTTAGCTCAGCCTCGTCCGTTTGTTTTTCAAACTGCTCTTAATGATTTTCATGTCAGTTATGAAATTAATGCTTATACCCATGAAGCAACAAAAATGGGACAAATTTATTCAAGTCTTCATCAAAATATTCAGGATAAATGTAATGAGGCTGATATTGAAATTCTCTCCCCCGCTTATGCTGCGCTGAGGGATGGAAATCATAATACTATGCCGGAAAATTATCTACCTAAAGATTATACTTCCCCAGGATTTAGAGTTGATGTTTTAGATGATTTATTAAATAAAAATAATGTCAAAAATGAGCCAAATAAGTAG
- a CDS encoding NAD(+) kinase, giving the protein MPKVGIIFNDIKPVACKVASDLENKLSSCGWTVILETGRGGLLGYSQPERPVCHTRIEHLVPPHFDEDMDFAIVLGGDGTVLSAFRQLAPCGIPLLTVNTGHMGFLTEVYLNQLSESIEQVLTGNYEIEERTMLSVQLLRQDTLLWEALSLNEMVLHREPLTSMCHFEIKIGRHAPVDIAADGIILSTPTGSTAYSLSAGGPVVTPDVPVFQLAPICPHSLASRALVFSDKEPVNIFPATPNRMVLVVDGNGGCYVLPDDRIYVQKSPYLARFIRLQSPEFFRILREKLGWGLPHIAKPTSVELP; this is encoded by the coding sequence GTGCCAAAAGTAGGCATCATTTTTAATGATATCAAACCCGTTGCTTGTAAAGTCGCTTCAGACTTAGAAAACAAGCTATCTAGTTGTGGCTGGACAGTGATTTTAGAGACTGGCCGGGGTGGACTCCTTGGCTATTCTCAACCAGAACGCCCCGTCTGTCATACTCGCATTGAGCATCTTGTCCCCCCCCATTTTGATGAGGATATGGATTTTGCCATCGTTTTAGGGGGAGATGGAACCGTTTTATCTGCTTTCCGACAATTGGCCCCCTGTGGCATTCCCTTACTAACAGTTAATACGGGTCACATGGGGTTTCTCACAGAAGTATATCTGAATCAACTATCCGAGTCTATAGAACAAGTGTTGACGGGAAACTATGAAATAGAAGAACGTACCATGTTATCGGTACAATTATTGCGTCAGGATACTTTGCTTTGGGAAGCCCTGTCTCTTAATGAAATGGTACTTCATCGGGAACCCTTGACGAGTATGTGCCATTTTGAGATTAAAATCGGTAGACACGCCCCTGTTGATATTGCGGCCGATGGCATTATTTTGTCTACTCCAACGGGTTCTACTGCTTATTCTCTGAGTGCGGGGGGGCCTGTTGTAACCCCTGATGTTCCCGTGTTTCAATTAGCCCCTATTTGTCCTCATTCTTTAGCGTCTCGTGCTTTAGTATTTTCTGATAAGGAACCTGTGAATATTTTCCCTGCCACTCCAAATCGCATGGTTTTAGTTGTCGATGGTAATGGGGGATGTTATGTGTTACCAGATGATCGAATTTATGTACAAAAATCTCCTTATTTAGCTCGATTTATTCGGTTACAATCTCCTGAATTTTTCCGAATTTTACGGGAGAAATTAGGGTGGGGATTACCTCATATTGCTAAACCGACATCAGTAGAATTGCCTTAA
- the cbiM gene encoding cobalt transporter CbiM, which translates to MSLSASYFLLPSYLAMHIPDGFLSLPVSLFCWIITLVFLQISLRKVQKDYEEKAVPLMGVCAAFIFAAQMINFPIPGGTSGHLLGGTLAGILLGPWAGTLVITVVFIVQAVLFQDGGLTVLGANVFNMGVIGTFGGYYLYKTIRVTLGRRRWMSMATATVVAAWVSVVTASIMTAIELSLSETVPLMVGMIAMVSWHILIGIGEAIITLIAVSFIWRSRPDLLYDPPVPYSVEINANKLS; encoded by the coding sequence ATGTCCTTATCTGCTTCATATTTTCTATTGCCATCTTATTTGGCCATGCATATTCCTGATGGCTTTTTAAGTCTTCCGGTAAGCTTATTTTGTTGGATCATTACCTTAGTATTTCTGCAAATATCCCTCAGAAAAGTACAAAAAGATTATGAAGAAAAAGCCGTTCCTTTGATGGGAGTTTGTGCTGCCTTTATTTTTGCGGCCCAGATGATTAATTTTCCCATTCCTGGGGGAACATCAGGACATTTATTAGGAGGAACATTAGCTGGTATTTTACTTGGCCCTTGGGCCGGAACTCTAGTTATTACAGTTGTTTTCATTGTCCAAGCAGTATTATTTCAAGATGGAGGTTTAACTGTTTTAGGGGCTAATGTTTTCAATATGGGAGTAATTGGTACTTTTGGCGGTTATTACCTTTATAAAACAATTCGAGTGACTTTAGGTCGTCGTCGTTGGATGAGTATGGCCACTGCAACAGTGGTTGCAGCTTGGGTGAGTGTCGTGACTGCTTCTATAATGACAGCCATTGAACTGAGTTTATCAGAAACTGTCCCATTAATGGTAGGGATGATAGCCATGGTTTCTTGGCATATTTTAATTGGTATTGGAGAAGCTATAATTACATTAATTGCTGTTAGTTTTATCTGGCGATCGCGGCCGGATCTTTTATATGATCCTCCTGTTCCTTATTCTGTAGAAATAAATGCAAATAAATTATCATGA
- the mgtE gene encoding magnesium transporter: MNEDGTLIQSNSRSELRQLVCSQLQLLLEQSNLEGAKALLVPVQPVDIAEAIESLPESMQVIAFRLLSKEEAIAVYEHLDSTVQQALIEKFKQQEVREIVDQMSPDDRVKLFDELPAKIVRRLLEQLSPEERQNTALLLGYEEDTAGRIMTPEYISLKETFTVNLTLERIRRLAITSEVVYYLYVTDASRHLAGIVSLRELVLSSPETTLDEIMTRDVVYVNTNDDQEEVAKIIQRYDLLAVPVVDKEQRLVGVVTVDDVIDILQDEATEDIYALGGVQSDGENYFQTSIVTVARKRVVWLLVLLLTNTVTGTIIKSQVHVLEKMAILTAFIPLLTGTGGNVGAQSSTVVIRGLNTDDMKDLTTKEVVIREMLAGVLLGLMLGTLATIWAYWLQGNWSVSLSVGISLVAIAILASVAGSALPFLFRSLGLDPALMSAPFITTAVDVVGVLIYFSIARTILGI; encoded by the coding sequence TTGAATGAAGATGGAACATTAATTCAATCAAATTCTCGTAGTGAGTTGCGCCAATTGGTATGCAGCCAACTACAATTATTATTAGAGCAAAGTAATTTAGAAGGAGCTAAAGCCCTATTAGTTCCGGTGCAACCCGTTGATATTGCCGAAGCAATCGAAAGTTTACCCGAATCAATGCAAGTTATCGCCTTTCGTTTATTATCGAAAGAAGAAGCGATCGCCGTATATGAACACTTAGACTCAACAGTTCAACAAGCATTAATCGAAAAATTTAAACAACAAGAAGTAAGAGAAATTGTTGATCAGATGTCCCCGGATGATCGGGTTAAATTATTTGATGAATTACCTGCCAAAATTGTGCGTCGCTTACTAGAACAATTAAGTCCCGAAGAAAGACAAAATACCGCCTTATTATTAGGATATGAAGAAGATACAGCAGGGCGAATTATGACCCCTGAATATATCTCCCTCAAAGAAACTTTTACAGTAAACCTAACATTAGAAAGAATTCGCCGTCTAGCCATCACATCAGAAGTAGTTTACTATCTATATGTTACCGATGCTTCACGACATCTAGCCGGAATTGTTTCCTTGCGAGAGTTAGTGTTATCGTCCCCAGAAACCACATTAGATGAGATTATGACCCGTGATGTAGTCTATGTCAACACCAACGACGATCAAGAAGAAGTAGCAAAAATAATTCAACGTTACGATCTTTTAGCGGTTCCCGTGGTAGATAAAGAACAAAGACTCGTAGGAGTTGTCACCGTAGATGATGTCATTGATATTTTACAAGACGAAGCCACAGAAGATATCTACGCTTTAGGGGGTGTGCAATCAGATGGAGAAAATTACTTTCAAACCAGTATCGTCACCGTCGCGCGTAAAAGAGTAGTTTGGTTGTTGGTGTTACTGTTAACAAATACAGTTACAGGCACAATTATTAAATCTCAAGTCCATGTCTTAGAAAAAATGGCCATTCTAACCGCATTTATTCCCCTTTTAACGGGTACAGGAGGAAACGTTGGGGCCCAATCTTCAACGGTGGTTATTCGGGGCTTAAACACCGATGATATGAAGGATTTAACTACAAAAGAAGTAGTTATACGGGAAATGTTGGCTGGGGTATTATTAGGGTTAATGTTGGGAACTTTGGCCACGATTTGGGCGTATTGGTTACAGGGGAATTGGTCGGTTTCCCTCTCTGTTGGCATTAGTTTAGTAGCGATCGCTATTTTAGCTTCTGTTGCGGGATCTGCCTTACCCTTTCTCTTTCGTTCTTTAGGACTAGATCCAGCCTTAATGTCGGCCCCGTTTATTACTACAGCAGTTGATGTTGTGGGTGTTCTTATTTATTTTTCTATTGCTAGAACTATTTTAGGCATTTGA
- a CDS encoding PDGLE domain-containing protein — MTNNLSNKSNRLLIMIGLGIASGIAIFLSPFASPNPDGLDRVSQDLKFDHKAKADIPARKLPFYAIFQEYALRGVPDAVATPLAGLAGTLVTFGIAWGIGKLVIKPAKKNDSSTDEDD, encoded by the coding sequence ATGACTAATAATTTATCCAATAAATCTAATCGTCTATTAATTATGATAGGATTGGGTATAGCTTCAGGAATTGCTATCTTTTTATCTCCTTTTGCAAGTCCTAATCCTGATGGTTTAGATCGAGTCTCCCAAGACTTAAAATTTGATCACAAAGCTAAAGCCGATATACCTGCACGAAAACTCCCCTTTTACGCTATTTTTCAAGAATATGCCCTGCGAGGTGTTCCTGATGCTGTAGCGACTCCTTTAGCAGGTTTAGCGGGAACATTAGTCACCTTTGGGATTGCTTGGGGAATAGGAAAATTAGTAATTAAACCGGCAAAAAAAAATGATTCTTCTACAGATGAAGATGATTAG